Proteins encoded by one window of Chondromyces crocatus:
- a CDS encoding TRAP transporter small permease subunit, whose product MAEQDPDRRERSDHVGSTPPPPSARHAEDERDAARTASTDASPPEASTTSPETSTATSEPPKAASESSTAASESSTAASEPPAAATPSASSPPPPATPAAGGTSASSPPPPPPRRTPPRGAAWAEPLARFERAWTRFETGLLTIVLLSLILALISWVFLTGLAAPPSSDDAAGVVFRAIVGASLLGTAAWTASRTLTLNARRGATIVAFIAGIAVAPLWRSFGTQYFDNVKAWLQEGSTLTLMGGLRGVGTRLTLWLALLGGSLATSAGKHIHVDLLFRALPVKLRVPAAVLNNLAAAAVCFAAVWGFFDHIAIESFGARADDPPAAKIERVTHHVGQHLFLARKQVALDLRSGPRVIAGNPYEWMTPTEWNGWLDGAGYAEHYPEPPLDNFKVPDDAPPHIPLVISPDGESTRGLLVHTLSLVFPFGLLMIGLRFLLRILLVLSGHISVDPDEAHREDLRRADQDGDPLDTGGHGERAEGRA is encoded by the coding sequence ATGGCGGAGCAGGATCCCGATCGGCGAGAGCGCAGTGACCACGTCGGCTCGACGCCGCCACCCCCGAGCGCGCGGCACGCCGAGGACGAGCGAGACGCCGCCCGAACGGCATCCACCGACGCGTCACCCCCCGAGGCTTCGACGACGTCCCCCGAGACGTCGACGGCCACTTCCGAACCTCCGAAGGCAGCGTCCGAGTCTTCGACGGCAGCGTCCGAGTCTTCGACGGCAGCGTCCGAACCACCAGCGGCCGCTACGCCCTCGGCTTCCAGCCCACCGCCTCCGGCAACGCCAGCGGCTGGTGGCACGTCCGCATCTTCACCACCCCCGCCTCCACCTCGCCGAACGCCACCGCGTGGCGCGGCCTGGGCCGAGCCTCTCGCCCGCTTCGAGCGTGCGTGGACCCGCTTCGAGACCGGACTCCTCACCATCGTCCTCCTCTCGCTGATCCTCGCCCTCATCTCCTGGGTCTTCCTCACCGGCCTCGCCGCACCCCCCAGCAGCGACGACGCTGCCGGCGTCGTCTTCCGCGCCATCGTCGGCGCCAGCCTCCTCGGCACCGCCGCCTGGACTGCGAGCCGCACCCTCACCCTCAACGCCCGCCGCGGCGCGACCATCGTCGCCTTCATCGCCGGCATCGCCGTCGCGCCCCTCTGGCGCAGCTTCGGCACCCAGTACTTCGACAACGTCAAGGCCTGGCTCCAGGAGGGCTCCACCCTCACCCTCATGGGCGGCCTGCGCGGCGTCGGCACCCGGCTCACCCTCTGGCTCGCCCTTCTCGGCGGCTCCCTTGCCACCAGCGCTGGCAAGCACATCCACGTCGACCTCCTCTTCCGCGCCCTCCCGGTCAAGCTCCGCGTCCCTGCCGCCGTGCTGAACAACCTCGCCGCGGCCGCCGTCTGCTTCGCCGCCGTCTGGGGCTTCTTCGATCACATCGCCATCGAGTCGTTCGGCGCCCGCGCCGACGACCCCCCGGCCGCCAAGATCGAACGCGTCACCCACCACGTCGGCCAGCACCTCTTCCTCGCCCGCAAGCAGGTCGCCCTCGATCTCCGCAGCGGCCCGCGCGTCATCGCGGGCAACCCGTACGAGTGGATGACCCCCACCGAGTGGAACGGCTGGCTCGACGGTGCTGGCTACGCCGAGCACTACCCCGAGCCCCCGCTCGACAACTTCAAGGTCCCCGACGACGCGCCACCCCACATCCCCCTCGTCATCTCCCCGGACGGCGAGAGCACCCGCGGCCTCCTCGTCCACACGCTCAGCCTCGTCTTCCCCTTCGGCCTGCTCATGATCGGCCTGCGCTTCCTCCTCCGTATCCTGCTCGTCCTGAGCGGCCACATCTCCGTGGATCCCGACGAAGCCCACCGTGAGGATCTCCGCCGCGCGGATCAGGACGGCGACCCCCTCGACACCGGCGGCCACGGCGAGCGCGCCGAAGGGAGGGCGTGA
- a CDS encoding pyridoxal-dependent decarboxylase, protein MLTRVHKKPGFVTVRRHGPRTVNVGKYSSVPDIGAAPIDEPAAWFLGPRAENSEVLTTLTKDVLEHIGAYRRGYLPEDPIIITPEMQATSSYTTAVAEMSTSFKEVLGYFAERATPFFSLRYQAHMTGDNPMPALAGYFLGMLHNPNNVTIQASTTTTLLELLAMRDLCHMVGWSTENDDQAWSHITADGSIANNEAVWTAREVKFLPFAIVKALQKEPSLAGAKDVEVTLTSGTKKRLDQTTNWERFNIRRDEILALPGRMAAKLGKQPYEVWSVVVNYDVNAVGVWGMLDAFEGLGGAPTLFTPSTRHYSWPKAAAVNGFGTERDVTMMVDADGRMSIDELTKGLDTALSKKIPVLLVVAVNGSTEESAIDDLTKILAVREDYRKKGLEFDIHVDAAWGGYFMTVVRKDFGSVVTPADLENPFIEDTRKVPMSDYSIEQFKAVREVDSVTIDPHKSGYIQYTAGSILYRNKEVLNLVTFTGAYIGAATEPTVGMFGLEGSKAGATAASVFFAHRCIRPSERGYGRILTFALQNTRRLYTDLLFLSRPEDSFVCTPLPRIPAERSGASAAEQEKQLAFIKETIWGKTIEEIEANPEALALFRELGPDQNILDYGFNPRVDGKVNTDPEAYNQLMQGVYDAFHIHYDKEGLADNIHNYKLLLSYTIFKRHEYGDAFMDTFAKRLGLEGRPEELYCLRSVIMDPYALNLNSAFTQQLVDILRDKVNELARRTSRSASPSA, encoded by the coding sequence ATGCTGACGCGCGTTCACAAGAAGCCTGGTTTCGTCACGGTTCGACGGCACGGTCCTCGGACCGTCAACGTCGGCAAGTACAGCAGCGTCCCCGACATCGGCGCCGCGCCCATCGACGAACCTGCAGCCTGGTTCCTCGGTCCGCGCGCGGAGAACAGCGAGGTGCTCACGACCTTAACCAAGGACGTGCTGGAGCACATCGGCGCGTACCGACGCGGCTACCTGCCCGAAGATCCCATCATCATCACGCCGGAGATGCAGGCGACGAGCTCCTACACCACGGCCGTGGCGGAGATGAGCACGAGCTTCAAGGAGGTGCTGGGGTACTTCGCCGAGCGCGCGACGCCGTTCTTCTCGCTGCGCTACCAGGCGCACATGACCGGGGACAACCCGATGCCCGCCCTCGCGGGCTACTTCCTCGGCATGCTGCACAACCCGAACAACGTGACCATCCAGGCGTCGACCACGACCACGCTGCTCGAGCTGCTGGCGATGCGCGATCTCTGCCACATGGTCGGCTGGTCGACGGAGAACGACGATCAAGCGTGGTCACACATCACGGCCGATGGCTCGATCGCCAACAACGAGGCGGTGTGGACGGCGCGCGAGGTGAAGTTCTTGCCCTTCGCCATCGTCAAGGCGCTGCAGAAGGAGCCGAGCCTCGCAGGCGCGAAGGATGTGGAGGTGACGCTGACCAGCGGCACGAAGAAGCGCCTGGATCAGACGACCAACTGGGAGCGGTTCAACATCCGACGCGACGAGATCCTCGCGCTGCCGGGCCGGATGGCGGCGAAGCTGGGCAAGCAGCCGTACGAGGTGTGGTCGGTCGTGGTGAACTACGACGTCAACGCCGTGGGCGTGTGGGGGATGCTGGACGCCTTCGAGGGGCTCGGCGGCGCGCCCACGCTGTTCACGCCGTCGACGCGGCACTACTCGTGGCCGAAGGCGGCCGCGGTGAACGGGTTCGGCACGGAGCGGGACGTCACGATGATGGTCGATGCCGATGGGCGCATGTCGATCGACGAGCTGACGAAGGGTCTCGACACGGCGCTGTCGAAGAAGATCCCCGTGCTCCTGGTCGTGGCGGTGAATGGCAGCACCGAGGAGAGCGCCATCGACGATCTGACGAAGATTCTCGCGGTGCGCGAGGACTACCGCAAGAAGGGGCTGGAGTTCGACATCCACGTGGACGCGGCGTGGGGTGGCTACTTCATGACGGTGGTCCGCAAGGATTTCGGCAGCGTGGTCACGCCGGCCGATCTGGAGAACCCGTTCATCGAGGACACGCGGAAGGTGCCGATGAGCGACTACTCCATCGAGCAGTTCAAGGCGGTGCGCGAGGTGGACTCGGTGACGATCGATCCGCACAAGTCGGGCTACATCCAGTACACCGCCGGCTCGATCCTCTACCGGAACAAGGAGGTGCTCAACCTGGTGACCTTCACCGGTGCGTACATCGGCGCGGCCACGGAGCCGACGGTGGGCATGTTCGGGCTGGAGGGCTCGAAGGCGGGCGCGACGGCGGCGTCGGTGTTCTTCGCGCACCGCTGCATCCGCCCGTCGGAGCGTGGCTACGGCCGGATCTTGACCTTCGCGCTGCAGAACACGCGCCGGCTGTACACGGATCTGCTCTTCCTGTCCCGGCCCGAGGACAGCTTCGTCTGTACGCCGCTCCCTCGGATCCCGGCGGAGCGCAGCGGTGCGAGCGCGGCCGAGCAAGAGAAGCAGCTCGCGTTCATCAAGGAGACGATCTGGGGGAAGACGATCGAGGAGATCGAGGCGAATCCCGAGGCCCTCGCGCTCTTCCGCGAGCTGGGGCCGGACCAGAACATCCTGGATTACGGCTTCAATCCGCGCGTCGACGGGAAGGTGAACACGGATCCGGAGGCGTACAACCAGCTGATGCAGGGGGTCTACGACGCCTTCCACATCCACTACGACAAGGAAGGGTTGGCCGACAACATCCACAACTACAAGCTGCTCTTGAGCTACACGATCTTCAAACGGCACGAGTACGGCGATGCCTTCATGGACACCTTCGCCAAGCGCCTCGGGCTCGAAGGTCGCCCCGAGGAGCTGTACTGCCTGCGCTCGGTGATCATGGATCCGTATGCGCTGAACCTGAACAGCGCGTTCACCCAGCAGCTCGTCGACATCTTGCGTGACAAGGTGAACGAGCTGGCGAGACGCACGTCGCGCTCGGCCTCACCCAGCGCCTGA
- a CDS encoding TRAP transporter large permease subunit, whose translation MGTLLVLVVLLLGLLGTPLFAIMGGSSELLWLTHDNPQLRFLRFIAPNVMDERFAGSPILVTIPLFTFVGYMMAESKAPDRIVRASSAFFGWLPGGLAMVCIVASAFFTTLTGGSGVTIVAIGGLLYPALRKQGYPDSYALGLVTTGGSLGLLLPPSLPILIYALVAGIDFTAAFKAGLIPGVMIMVMLGFHAAYIGVKYKVPRERPSLVRMAEAIWLLKWELGAPILILGGLGTGLTSLDESAALTAVYILVVEVFIHKDLSLRKDIPRVAKASMALAGALILILTMANALINFVVDQQIPARVLEFMLQLGLTETWQFLLVLNVFLLILGMLMEGFSAILVAVPLILPFAAKFGLHPFHLAMMFLLNLEIAYVAPPLGMNLFISSFRFERPLVSLYRVVLPFTGILALGLFLVMYIPKIATVLVDADIDRAYVEAEKNREPPRAAWLLQCVQEDRSNPLPCTAADRAKFGEDGTQNPYLDATSEPAANPDPAGAPSAEPGAGSGEDDLFRQMMGDAPATPAAGGTTDDDLFRQMMGDAPATPDAGTDKDAGAEGAAPSGDLDDLFKEMMK comes from the coding sequence ATGGGTACGCTCCTCGTCCTCGTCGTCCTTCTTCTCGGCCTCCTCGGCACCCCGCTCTTCGCCATCATGGGCGGGTCGAGCGAGCTGCTCTGGCTCACCCACGACAACCCCCAGCTCCGCTTCCTGCGCTTCATCGCGCCCAACGTCATGGACGAGCGGTTCGCCGGATCCCCGATCCTGGTGACCATCCCGCTCTTCACCTTCGTCGGCTACATGATGGCCGAGTCGAAGGCCCCCGATCGCATCGTACGCGCCTCGTCGGCCTTCTTCGGCTGGCTCCCGGGCGGTCTCGCGATGGTGTGCATCGTCGCCAGCGCCTTCTTCACCACCCTCACCGGCGGCAGCGGCGTCACCATCGTCGCCATCGGCGGCCTCCTCTATCCCGCCCTCCGCAAGCAGGGCTACCCGGACAGCTACGCCCTCGGCCTCGTCACCACCGGCGGCTCCCTCGGCCTGCTCCTACCGCCCTCGCTGCCGATCCTCATCTACGCCCTCGTCGCCGGCATCGACTTCACCGCTGCGTTCAAGGCCGGCCTCATCCCGGGCGTGATGATCATGGTCATGCTCGGCTTCCACGCCGCCTACATCGGCGTGAAGTACAAGGTCCCCCGTGAGCGCCCCAGCCTCGTCCGCATGGCCGAGGCGATCTGGCTCCTCAAGTGGGAACTCGGCGCCCCCATCCTCATCCTCGGCGGCCTCGGCACCGGCCTCACCTCCCTGGACGAGAGCGCCGCCCTCACTGCCGTGTACATCCTCGTGGTCGAGGTCTTCATCCACAAAGACCTCAGCCTCCGCAAGGACATCCCCCGCGTCGCCAAGGCCTCCATGGCCCTCGCTGGCGCGCTGATCCTCATCCTCACGATGGCCAACGCGCTGATCAACTTCGTCGTCGATCAGCAGATCCCGGCGCGCGTCCTGGAGTTCATGCTCCAGCTCGGCCTGACGGAGACCTGGCAGTTCCTGCTGGTCCTCAACGTCTTCCTGCTCATCCTCGGCATGCTCATGGAGGGCTTCAGCGCCATCCTCGTCGCCGTCCCCCTGATCTTGCCCTTCGCTGCCAAGTTCGGGCTGCACCCCTTCCACCTGGCGATGATGTTCCTCCTCAACCTGGAGATCGCCTACGTCGCCCCCCCGCTCGGGATGAACCTCTTCATCTCCAGCTTCCGCTTCGAGCGCCCTCTCGTCTCGCTCTACCGCGTCGTCCTCCCGTTCACCGGCATCCTCGCGCTCGGCCTGTTCCTGGTGATGTACATCCCCAAGATCGCCACCGTGCTCGTCGACGCGGACATCGACCGGGCCTACGTCGAGGCCGAGAAGAACCGCGAGCCCCCGCGCGCCGCCTGGCTCCTCCAGTGCGTCCAGGAGGACCGCTCCAACCCGCTGCCCTGCACCGCCGCCGATCGCGCGAAGTTCGGAGAGGACGGCACCCAGAACCCGTACCTCGACGCCACCTCCGAGCCCGCAGCCAACCCGGACCCGGCAGGCGCGCCTTCGGCCGAGCCTGGCGCAGGCAGCGGCGAAGACGACCTGTTCCGGCAGATGATGGGCGACGCGCCTGCCACGCCAGCCGCTGGCGGCACCACGGACGACGACCTGTTCCGGCAGATGATGGGCGACGCGCCTGCCACGCCGGACGCAGGTACTGACAAGGACGCCGGCGCCGAAGGTGCGGCCCCGTCGGGCGATCTCGACGACCTGTTCAAAGAGATGATGAAGTGA
- a CDS encoding bifunctional aldolase/short-chain dehydrogenase yields the protein MDSRYDPAEARRALDRYAKEHGEDVALRVYTSRLLGAESSLVLHGGGNTSVKTRKVDLLGDEVEVVCVKGSGWDLATIEPGGFPACRLAPLRRGAERPAMTDEEMVALLRSQMLDPSGPTPSVEALLHAYLPARFVDHTHADAVLAAMDQEDSASIAQEIWGDGVLLVPYVMPGFVLARRVVELLGPWVAAGKLPEVMVLDKHGIFTWGETAEESYTRMIEAVTKAEHYLATRGAALRPVTAGSSSKVPFPAALSTPPGAPGSSRATGGITEKPPVPAVAPTLPPGGPGATQGSTSAPTVRAGSKAAYVPPREEDVAHLAAVVRGAFARASGKPWVCAFRSTPGLLAFAARDDVREVSQIGCATPDHVIRTKAKPMLLDGVEPVHPEQTRALVERGLAAYAEAYQGYFQRACSARGVSRQALDPLPRVLLVPGYGVLSVAGSHAEAEIAADIYEHTAAVIEAAQALGSYRPVSELDLFDVEYWSLEQAKLKVGAKAAGPLSRRVALITGAASGIGLSTAQLFLEAGAHVAVTDFDERSLSEAAGPLAAKHKGRVLALDCNVLDEGSVRRAFTRTAAHFGGVDVVVSNAGRAFTGALHTASGDEALAASLELNLVGHQRVARAAAELFLQQGAGGALLFNASKSAFNPGPDFGPYAVAKAAVLALMRQYAVDLGPSGIRSSAVNADRIRTGIFELGLLEARARARGVSVDEYFKANLLQRETTGEDVARAFLYLATAEATTGCVITVDGGNAAAFPR from the coding sequence ATGGACTCCCGCTACGATCCTGCCGAAGCACGCCGCGCCCTCGACCGCTACGCGAAGGAGCACGGGGAGGACGTCGCCCTCCGCGTGTACACGTCGCGCTTGCTGGGCGCCGAGTCGTCGCTGGTGCTCCACGGCGGCGGGAACACCAGCGTCAAGACGAGGAAGGTCGATCTGCTCGGGGACGAGGTGGAGGTCGTCTGCGTGAAGGGCAGCGGCTGGGATCTCGCGACGATCGAGCCAGGGGGCTTCCCGGCGTGTCGGCTCGCGCCGCTGCGCCGCGGGGCGGAGCGGCCCGCGATGACGGACGAGGAGATGGTGGCGCTCTTGCGAAGCCAGATGCTCGATCCGTCGGGGCCGACGCCCTCGGTGGAGGCGTTGCTGCATGCGTACCTGCCGGCGCGCTTCGTGGACCACACGCATGCGGACGCGGTGCTGGCGGCGATGGACCAGGAAGACAGCGCGTCGATCGCGCAGGAGATCTGGGGAGACGGGGTGCTGCTCGTGCCGTACGTGATGCCGGGCTTCGTGCTGGCGCGGCGGGTGGTGGAGCTGCTCGGGCCGTGGGTCGCGGCGGGCAAGCTGCCGGAGGTGATGGTGCTCGACAAGCACGGGATCTTCACCTGGGGGGAGACGGCGGAGGAGAGCTACACGCGGATGATCGAGGCGGTGACGAAGGCGGAGCACTACCTCGCGACGCGCGGGGCGGCGCTGCGGCCGGTGACGGCTGGGAGCTCCAGCAAGGTCCCCTTCCCCGCGGCGCTGTCGACGCCGCCCGGGGCGCCAGGGTCCTCGAGGGCGACGGGGGGAATCACCGAGAAGCCGCCGGTGCCCGCGGTCGCGCCGACGCTCCCGCCAGGAGGTCCAGGGGCGACGCAGGGGTCGACGTCGGCGCCCACGGTCCGCGCTGGCTCGAAGGCGGCGTACGTCCCTCCGCGCGAGGAGGATGTGGCGCACCTCGCGGCGGTGGTGCGGGGCGCGTTCGCACGGGCGTCAGGGAAGCCGTGGGTGTGTGCGTTCCGGTCGACGCCGGGGCTCCTGGCGTTCGCGGCGCGGGACGACGTGCGCGAGGTGTCGCAGATCGGCTGTGCGACGCCGGATCACGTGATCCGGACGAAGGCGAAACCGATGCTGCTCGACGGGGTGGAGCCGGTGCACCCGGAGCAGACGCGCGCGCTGGTGGAGCGAGGGCTCGCGGCGTACGCGGAGGCGTACCAGGGGTACTTCCAGCGGGCGTGCAGCGCGCGGGGGGTGTCGCGGCAGGCGCTGGATCCGCTGCCGCGGGTGCTGCTGGTGCCAGGGTACGGGGTGCTCAGCGTGGCCGGGTCACACGCGGAGGCGGAGATCGCGGCCGACATCTACGAGCACACGGCGGCGGTGATCGAGGCGGCGCAGGCGCTGGGCAGCTACCGGCCGGTGTCGGAGCTGGATCTGTTCGACGTCGAGTACTGGAGCCTGGAGCAGGCGAAGCTGAAGGTCGGGGCGAAGGCCGCAGGGCCGCTGTCGCGGCGGGTGGCGCTGATCACGGGCGCGGCGTCGGGGATCGGGCTGAGCACGGCGCAGCTGTTCCTGGAGGCGGGGGCGCACGTGGCGGTGACCGACTTCGACGAGCGGTCGCTGTCGGAGGCGGCAGGCCCGCTCGCCGCGAAGCACAAGGGGCGCGTGCTCGCGCTCGACTGCAACGTGCTCGACGAGGGGAGCGTGCGCCGGGCGTTCACGCGCACCGCGGCGCATTTCGGCGGGGTCGACGTGGTGGTCTCGAACGCGGGGCGGGCGTTCACGGGGGCGCTGCACACGGCGAGCGGCGACGAGGCGCTCGCGGCGTCGCTGGAGCTGAACCTGGTCGGGCACCAGCGGGTGGCGCGGGCCGCGGCAGAGCTGTTCCTGCAGCAAGGCGCGGGCGGGGCGCTGCTGTTCAATGCGTCGAAGAGCGCGTTCAACCCGGGGCCCGACTTCGGTCCCTACGCGGTGGCCAAGGCGGCGGTGCTGGCGCTGATGCGGCAGTACGCGGTGGATCTCGGGCCGTCGGGCATCCGGTCGAGCGCGGTCAATGCGGATCGGATCCGCACGGGGATCTTCGAGCTGGGGCTGCTCGAAGCCCGCGCGCGCGCTCGCGGGGTCTCGGTCGACGAGTACTTCAAGGCGAACCTGCTCCAGCGGGAGACCACGGGCGAGGACGTGGCCCGCGCCTTCCTCTACCTGGCGACGGCCGAGGCGACGACGGGCTGTGTGATCACGGTCGATGGAGGTAACGCGGCGGCATTCCCCCGGTGA
- a CDS encoding TRAP transporter TatT component family protein, translating to MFTTTVLLSLGSAGCIKQALMDGQIEATRKGAAAIDTLGDYEVARTIAFNGLGQFEGMRYLAPENEDALFMLTKNWGGATYGFIEDELEQAEDADGSESEAYAYQQSRARGGYDRAIFYGIKLLERRHPGFEAARKNDDTIRAWLQGFDDAERDVEALFWTGYAWLSKINVAKEDPALVGELFIGAAIMERAVQLDETYMHGSGHVALGAYHARNAMAELDEAKKHFDRALEINGGKHLFTQLNYATKYYCMKGDQQNYEKLLKEVIAANDPLPAQRLQNTIAKRRAKRFMKKSRLDACGF from the coding sequence GTGTTCACGACGACCGTGTTGCTCTCCCTGGGGAGCGCTGGATGCATCAAGCAAGCGCTCATGGACGGGCAGATCGAGGCCACGCGCAAGGGCGCGGCGGCGATCGACACGCTCGGGGACTACGAGGTGGCGCGCACGATCGCCTTCAACGGGCTGGGGCAGTTCGAGGGGATGCGCTACCTGGCGCCCGAGAACGAGGACGCGCTGTTCATGCTCACGAAGAACTGGGGCGGGGCGACCTACGGGTTCATCGAGGACGAGCTGGAGCAGGCCGAGGACGCGGACGGCTCCGAGAGCGAGGCGTACGCCTACCAGCAGTCCCGCGCGCGCGGAGGCTACGATCGGGCGATCTTCTACGGGATCAAGCTGCTGGAGCGCCGGCACCCGGGCTTCGAGGCAGCGCGCAAGAACGACGACACCATCCGAGCGTGGCTCCAGGGCTTCGACGACGCGGAGCGGGATGTGGAGGCGCTCTTCTGGACGGGCTACGCGTGGCTGTCGAAGATCAACGTGGCGAAGGAAGACCCGGCCCTGGTCGGAGAGTTGTTCATCGGTGCGGCGATCATGGAGCGCGCAGTGCAGCTCGACGAGACATACATGCACGGGAGCGGGCACGTGGCGCTCGGCGCCTACCACGCTCGGAACGCGATGGCCGAGCTGGACGAGGCGAAGAAGCACTTCGACCGGGCGCTGGAGATCAACGGCGGCAAGCACCTGTTCACGCAGCTCAACTACGCGACGAAGTACTACTGCATGAAGGGCGATCAGCAGAACTACGAGAAGCTGCTGAAAGAGGTGATCGCGGCGAACGATCCGCTCCCGGCGCAGCGGCTGCAAAACACGATCGCGAAGCGGCGCGCGAAGCGATTCATGAAAAAGAGCCGCCTCGACGCTTGCGGGTTCTGA
- the ahcY gene encoding adenosylhomocysteinase — translation MTTKTQLPYKVADISLADWGRKEIRIAEKEMPGLMALRAEYGESKPLKGARVAGCLHMTIQTAVLIETLLALGAEVTWTSCNIYSTQDHAAAAIAAAGVPVYAWKGETLEEYDWCLEQQLLAFKDGKGPNMILDDGGDLTIYIHEKHPELFSGNDPIRGLSEETTTGVHRLYEMHKAGKLKVPAINVNDSVTKSKFDNLYGCRESLGDGIKRATDVMFAGKVAVVCGYGDVGKGSAQALRSLGARVIITEIDPICALQAAMEGYEVKRLETAAPLADIIVTATGCKDVVRPEHLKVMKDEAILCNIGHFDCEIDLAWLENNPEIREENIKPQVDHFIFPDGRRLIVLARGRLVNLGCATGHPSFVMSASFSNQVLAQIALWTEKFPLGVHILPKKLDEKVAALHLAKLGVELTKLSEEQATYLNMSVDGPYKPENYRY, via the coding sequence ATGACGACGAAGACGCAGCTCCCCTACAAGGTCGCCGACATCTCTCTTGCCGACTGGGGTCGCAAGGAGATCCGCATCGCAGAGAAGGAGATGCCCGGGCTGATGGCGCTCCGGGCCGAGTACGGCGAGTCGAAGCCGCTCAAGGGCGCGCGCGTCGCAGGCTGCCTCCACATGACCATCCAGACCGCGGTGCTCATCGAGACGCTGCTCGCGCTCGGCGCCGAGGTGACCTGGACGAGCTGCAACATCTACTCGACGCAGGATCACGCGGCGGCGGCGATCGCGGCGGCGGGCGTGCCCGTGTACGCCTGGAAGGGCGAGACGCTCGAGGAGTACGACTGGTGCCTGGAGCAGCAGCTCCTCGCGTTCAAGGACGGCAAGGGGCCGAACATGATCCTCGACGACGGCGGGGATCTGACGATCTACATCCACGAGAAGCACCCGGAGCTGTTCAGCGGCAACGACCCGATCCGTGGCCTCTCGGAGGAGACGACGACCGGCGTGCACCGGCTCTACGAGATGCACAAGGCCGGCAAGCTCAAGGTGCCCGCGATCAACGTCAACGACTCGGTCACGAAGAGCAAGTTCGACAACCTGTACGGCTGCCGTGAGTCGCTCGGCGACGGGATCAAGCGCGCGACGGACGTGATGTTCGCCGGCAAGGTCGCCGTGGTGTGTGGCTACGGCGACGTGGGCAAGGGCAGCGCGCAGGCGCTCCGCAGCCTCGGCGCGCGCGTGATCATCACCGAGATCGACCCCATCTGCGCGCTGCAGGCGGCGATGGAGGGCTACGAGGTGAAGCGGCTGGAGACGGCCGCGCCGCTCGCCGACATCATCGTCACGGCGACGGGCTGCAAGGACGTCGTGCGCCCCGAGCACCTCAAGGTGATGAAGGACGAGGCGATCCTCTGCAACATCGGGCACTTCGACTGCGAGATCGATCTCGCCTGGCTGGAGAACAACCCGGAGATCCGCGAGGAGAACATCAAGCCGCAGGTCGACCACTTCATCTTCCCCGACGGGCGCCGGCTGATCGTGCTGGCCCGTGGGCGGCTGGTGAACCTGGGCTGCGCGACGGGTCACCCCTCGTTCGTGATGAGCGCGTCGTTCTCGAACCAGGTGCTGGCGCAGATCGCGCTCTGGACCGAGAAGTTCCCGCTCGGCGTCCACATCCTCCCCAAGAAGCTCGACGAGAAGGTCGCGGCGCTGCACCTTGCCAAGCTCGGCGTGGAGCTGACCAAGCTCAGCGAGGAGCAGGCGACGTACCTGAACATGTCGGTCGACGGGCCCTACAAGCCCGAGAACTACCGCTACTGA